From Pseudomonas sp. G2-4:
TGTTATGTGCGAGCCGCGAACGGCAACCCGTACAAAATAGGCTTCGGCTGTTCGGAATATCAAGCACCCCAAGACAATAAAACCTTCAGGGAAGTACATGCACCTGTGGGAGCGAGCTTGCTCGCGATAGCGTCAGGTCGGCCAATATTGAATTGACTGATGCACCGTTATCGCGAGCAAGCTCGCTCCCACAAGGTTTAGTGTTGATGGAACTTTGGCGCAGCGCAGGTTCAGGGCAGATAAAGCCGGAACACCCCACCGCCGAGCACGCCGCCATTGGCAATCTCGGTACGCCCGCATAAACCGCCACGCTGATGCAGCCCGGCAATCCGAGCTGCAAAGTACAAGCCCAGCCCCGTGCTGCCACTGCTGTGGTTGATGCCCTGCACATACTCGGCCTGACGTTCGATCATCTCAGGCGGATAACCTTCGCCGTCATCATTGATGGTCAGCACCAGTTGCCCAGCCTCATCGCTCGCACTGATCAGCAACGTTTGGCGCGCATGGCGAATCGCATTGTTGATGCTGTTATCGAGCACCGAAGCGATCAGCTCGCGGTCGAAAAAGCCCAAGGGACTGAGCGGATCGACTTCGT
This genomic window contains:
- a CDS encoding HAMP domain-containing sensor histidine kinase, which gives rise to MNDSEQALDFSTVIASTVHDMKNSLTLLMQAHTQWLERLPDPERQGSEQGVMEFEFAHLNGLLVQLLGLYKLGVNQLPLHPAYHELDDFIEAQLAGHQEVFRSRGIMATYEVDPLSPLGFFDRELIASVLDNSINNAIRHARQTLLISASDEAGQLVLTINDDGEGYPPEMIERQAEYVQGINHSSGSTGLGLYFAARIAGLHQRGGLCGRTEIANGGVLGGGVFRLYLP